Within the Leptotrichia sp. oral taxon 498 genome, the region TCGTTCACCAAGCTGATCGTGCAGCTGAAAATGGAAATTTTGCTGGAGTTGAGTTTTGGCATATAGTGGCACTTATTTGTCAAGGTTTACGTATTGCAATTCCTGCAATGTTATTGTTATTTATTCCGTCTTCTGCTGTTCAAGGTGCTCTAGGTTCATTGCCAAAATGGTTTACAGATGGAATGACAATAGGTGGAGGATTTGTAGTGGCGGTAGGTTATGCGATGGTAATTAACTTGATGGCTACTAAAGAAGTATGGCCATTCTTCTTCTTAGGATTTGCATTAGCTCCAGTAAAAGAATTAACTTTGATTGCAACAGGAATAATTGGAGTTTGCGCTGCAATTATTTACTTGAATGTAACTCAAAATAACAATGGTGGAGGAGGAAGTGGCGACAGTGGTTCAAAAGCTTCAGGAGATCCATTAGGAGACATACTAAATGATTATTAATTAGGAGGAGAATAAAATGGCAGAAAAAATAAAATTAACAAAAGCTGATCGTCGTAAAGTTATGCTTCGTTCACAATTTTTGCAAGGTTCTTGGAACTATGAAAGAATGCAAAATGGTGGTTGGGCTTTTGCGTTAATACCAGCATTAAAAAAACTATATCCAAATAAAGAAGATGCGTCAGCAGCATTAAAAAGACATTTGGAATTCTTTAATACGCATCCATATATAGCGGCACCAATTTTAGGAGTTACTTTGGCTTTGGAAGAAGAAAAAGCAAATGGAGCAGATATTAACGATGCGGCTATTCAAGGGGTAAAAGTAGGAATGATGGGACCTCTTGCAGGAATAGGAGATCCAGTGTTCTGGTTTACTGTTCGTCCAATATTGGGAGCGGTTGCGGCTTCTCTTGCAGTTGCTAGTGGTTCGATTGTAGGACCTTTGTTATTCTTTATTTTATGGAATGTAATTCGTATAGCATTCTTATGGTACACACAAGAATTTGGTTACCAGAAAGGAACAGAAATTACACAGGATTTGTCAGGTGGAATGTTACAAAAAATAACAAAAGGTGCATCTATTCTAGGGATGTTTGTAATGGGAATTTTGGTTCAAAGATGGATTACAATTAAATTTCCTATGATAGTTGCGAGTGCAAAATTATCTAAAGGTGCGTTTATCGAATTTCCAAAAGGAATGGTAGATGGAACTCAGTTGCAAAAAATATTGACAGATTTAGCTGCAGGGCTTTCAATTTCGCCTGAAAAAGTTACAACTTTGCAGGATAACTTGGATCAGCTTGTTCCTGGACTTGCAGCATTACTTCTTACATTTTTATGTATGTGGCTTTTGAAGAAGAAAGTTAGTCCAATTTTGATAATTTTTGCATTGTTTATAGTTGGAATAGCAGGACATTTCATTGGAATATTCTAAAGAAATTAAAAAAATTATAGAATACAAAAAAATAAAAGGAACTGTTGCTATAAATAGTTCCTTTTTTGAATAATAATCTAGTTAATTTTCTGAAATTAAAAGTTTTTCTGAATATTATAAAAAAAATTATTTAATATTAAATATTAAGAAAGGTAAAAGATGGCAATTTCAAAAAATACAAAAGTTTTGTTTAATACAAAGGCAAATTTATTGAGCGGAATGATTGGGAATAAAAGAGGAGATATTTTAGTTGGAGATAGGGCGTTTGAGTTTTATAATGAGAAAAATCCTGAAGATTATTTACAGATTCCTTGGGAAGAGATAATTAGAGTAAGGGCACAGCTGTTTTTTCGGGATAAATATATTCGTGGATTTTTTATTGATACAAAAAGTGCAGGGACATTTAACTTTGTTGTAA harbors:
- a CDS encoding PTS system mannose/fructose/sorbose family transporter subunit IID, which codes for MAEKIKLTKADRRKVMLRSQFLQGSWNYERMQNGGWAFALIPALKKLYPNKEDASAALKRHLEFFNTHPYIAAPILGVTLALEEEKANGADINDAAIQGVKVGMMGPLAGIGDPVFWFTVRPILGAVAASLAVASGSIVGPLLFFILWNVIRIAFLWYTQEFGYQKGTEITQDLSGGMLQKITKGASILGMFVMGILVQRWITIKFPMIVASAKLSKGAFIEFPKGMVDGTQLQKILTDLAAGLSISPEKVTTLQDNLDQLVPGLAALLLTFLCMWLLKKKVSPILIIFALFIVGIAGHFIGIF
- a CDS encoding PTS mannose/fructose/sorbose transporter subunit IIC, whose translation is MNFGIISIVLILIVAFLAGMEGILDQFQFHQPIVACSLIGIATGHPTECIMLGGTLQLMAMGWANVGAAVSPDAALASVASAIIFVKAGEFNQGGISNAIGIAVALATVGLVLTMLVRTLSVVIVHQADRAAENGNFAGVEFWHIVALICQGLRIAIPAMLLLFIPSSAVQGALGSLPKWFTDGMTIGGGFVVAVGYAMVINLMATKEVWPFFFLGFALAPVKELTLIATGIIGVCAAIIYLNVTQNNNGGGGSGDSGSKASGDPLGDILNDY
- a CDS encoding DUF956 family protein, coding for MAISKNTKVLFNTKANLLSGMIGNKRGDILVGDRAFEFYNEKNPEDYLQIPWEEIIRVRAQLFFRDKYIRGFFIDTKSAGTFNFVVKNAGKTLKTMRDFLGNEKIVRNKPVFSIKNLFKKKN